A window of Chiloscyllium punctatum isolate Juve2018m chromosome 37, sChiPun1.3, whole genome shotgun sequence contains these coding sequences:
- the rbm12 gene encoding RNA-binding protein 12, producing MAVVIRLQGLPIVAGTMDIRHFFSGLTIPDGGVHIVGGELGEAFIVFSTDEDARLGMMRGGGTIKGSKVSLLLSSKTEMQNMIELSRRRFETGNVDMPPVGSSRPGPTSNTSITARGNLPTTMPNLNTPTMVTTTSSLHESVGNKNVPTFSAASMGSTPSSLNPTFSSPGFTMGSTIASTMPPLNTINSVPPLPPLPPLPTMPSLPPMPSIPPIGILPPVPPLPPIAPLAPIPPMPPIPPIPSLPPMPINAGSTLPLGSSGPSGMNGSGSTLGISNSVSSMYMGPLGSLNPLHPMNSHSSINKGPPPIKSDDVYAHIYGMPYTAMESDVREFFHGLRIEAVHMMKDHPGRNSRDAMVKFYSSSDTFEALKRHGKMMMGQRFANVFPATERQWLSTTVGFSTPKSMGPPPSIGHYGQSLPPFHTSRSESPSKRERSRSRSPHDKEFCVYLKGLPYEAENKHIMEFFNKLELIEDSIYIVYGPSGRATGEGFVEFKTHTDYQAALCRHKQYMGSRFIQVHPITKKAMLEKLENIQKRAHNFVQNEQKREVTVKTEEVSSSPKICGHIWNIPYNVTKSDVFQFLEGIGLAENGVQILVDSNGQGLGQALVQFLNEEEAQKAERLHRKKLNGRNAFLQLITLEQKQEMETNPPFQTKSQKNPNQGSLDPPFLACVGGDSIFSPSVSSSSLNGPVPPFNPVSSFSGSTNMFGPGPSPGSGVSVSIGDGPTGGPVFGSSSVTSFPGAGVEPRVASGPLTTKSPTVVKVQNLPFKVSVDEILDFFYGYRVIPDSVCLQFNEQGMPTGEAMVAFESCNEAMSAVVDLSDRPMGSRKVKLVLG from the coding sequence ATGGCCGTGGTCATCCGCTTGCAGGGTCTCCCCATTGTGGCGGGGACCATGGATATCCGCCACTTCTTCTCTGGATTAACCATTCCTGATGGTGGTGTGCATATTGTAGGTGGTGAACTTGGTGAGGCTTTCATCGTTTTCTCCACAGATGAAGATGCACGGCTTGGTATGATGCGTGGTGGGGGTACAATTAAAGGATCCAAAGTATCACTCCTACTCAGTAGTAAAACTGAAATGCAAAATATGATTGAGCTGAGTCGTAGGCGTTTTGAAACTGGTAATGTGGATATGCCACCAGTCGGCTCAAGTAGACCAGGTCCAACTAGTAATACTAGTATTACTGCAAGGGGTAATTTACCTACAACTATGCCTAACTTAAACACTCCCACTATGGTCACCACAACCTCCTCATTACATGAGAGCGTAGGGAATAAAAATGTGCCCACCTTTTCTGCTGCTAGCATGGGAAGTACACCCTCGAGCCTCAATCCCACTTTTAGCAGCCCTGGGTTTACCATGGGTTCAACTATAGCCAGCACTAtgccaccactgaatacaataaaCTCTGTACCACCTTTACCACCACTTCCTCCTTTACCTACAATGCCATCACTGCCACCTATGCCTTCAATTCCTCCAATTGGTATCCTGCCACCAGTGCCTCCCCTTCCTCCTATAGCTCCTCTTGCTCCAATTCCTCCCATGCCACCTATACCTCCAATACCAAGCTTACCACCCATGCCCATCAATGCAGGTAGTACTCTTCCTCTAGGGAGCTCTGGGCCCAGTGGAATGAATGGTTCTGGGTCTACATTAGGCATCAGTAATAGTGTAAGTTCCATGTACATGGGTCCTCTAGGTTCATTAAATCCATTGCACCCCATGAATTCCCATAGTTCAATTAACAAAGGGCCACCACCAATTAAATCTGATGATGTGTATGCCCATATCTATGGGATGCCATACACTGCAATGGAATCAGATGTAAGGGAATTTTTTCATGGACTCCGAATTGAAGCAGTGCACATGATGAAAGATCATCCAGGTCGCAATAGCAGAGATGCAATGGTGAAGTTTTATAGTTCCTCGGACACATTTGAGGCTCTGAAGCGACATGGAAAAATGATGATGGGCCAGAGATTTGCTAATGTATTCCCTGCAACAGAGAGGCAGTGGCTCAGTACTACTGTTGGCTTTAGTACACCCAAAAGCATGGGCCCACCACCTTCCATTGGGCATTATGGACAGAGCCTACCTCCATTTCATACATCTCGGTCTGAATCTCCAAGCAAACGTGAACGATCACGATCGCGCTCCCCTCATGATAAGGAGTTCTGTGTTTATTTGAAAGGCTTGCCATATGAGGCTGAAAATAAGCACATCATGGAATTCTTCAATAAACTGGAACTCATAGAGGATAGCATCTACATAGTATATGGACCAAGTGGAAGAGCAACAGGTGAAGGCTTTGTAGAATTTAAAACTCACACTGATTACCAAGCAGCTTTGTGTCGCCACAAACAGTACATGGGCAGTCGCTTCATCCAGGTTCATCCAATTACTAAAAAAGCGATGTTGGAGAAGCTAGAAAATATTCAGAAGCGAGCACACAACTTTGTGCAAAATGAGCAGAAGAGAGAAGTAACAGTGAAAACTGAGGAAGTGTCTAGTTCACCAAAAATTTGTGGTCATATATGGAATATCCCTTATAATGTAACCAAAAGCGATGTGTTCCAGTTTTTGGAAGGTATTGGACTAGCAGAAAATGGTGTCCAGATTCTTGTTGACTCTAATGGCCAAGGGCTTGGGCAGGCCCTTGTGCAGTTTCTAAATGAAGAGGAGGCACAGAAGGCTGAGCGACTGCATCGCAAGAAGTTAAATGGACGTAATGCATTTCTTCAACTGATTACTCTTGAACAAAAGCAAGAAATGGAAACAAATCCACCATTTCAAACCAAGAGCCAGAAGAATCCAAACCAAGGGAGCCTTGACCCTCCTTTCCTCGCCTGTGTTGGAGGTGACAGCATTTTCTCACCAAGTGTCAGTTCAAGCAGTCTTAATGGCCCTGTACCACCATTCAACCCTGTTAGTAGCTTTAGTGGATCGACTAACATGTTTGGACCAGGGCCGAGTCCTGGATCAGGGGTCAGTGTTAGTATCGGTGATGGCCCAACAGGAGGGCCTGTATTTGGAAGCAGCAGTGTCACTAGTTTTCCAGGAGCAGGTGTTGAGCCAAGGGTTGCAAGTGGTCCTTTAACTACCAAAAGCCCAACAGTGGTTAAAGTGCAAAATTTGCCCTTCAAAGTATCTGTGGATGAAATTTTGGATTTCTTTTATGGCTATCGTGTGATTCCCGACTCTGTGTGCTTGCAATTCAACGAGCAAGGCATGCCTACAGGTGAAGCAATGGTTGCTTTTGAATCCTGCAATGAAGCAATGTCAGCTGTCGTTGACCTGAGTGATAGACCAATGGGATCCAGGAAAGTGAAACTTGTCTTGGGATAA